A section of the Leptospira terpstrae serovar Hualin str. LT 11-33 = ATCC 700639 genome encodes:
- a CDS encoding RNA polymerase sigma factor, with translation MSDEIRKLIDNCLLGQSAAWQELIRKFHRLIIGTCAHYVPREEVTDTSQQVYLKLTENDYHLLRKFKGDSLPAFIVYLSEISKNISMSQTRSIRRYEYREGISLDLSIDILDDRQNQEDVFFAWEEKREFYDLIEGLDETHKEILILRLKGYKFKEIAEILNVPLGTVLARANRAKEKIKKILTKEIKP, from the coding sequence ATGAGTGATGAGATTCGCAAGTTAATCGACAATTGCCTTCTGGGACAGAGTGCTGCCTGGCAAGAGTTGATTCGAAAATTCCATCGGCTCATCATTGGAACTTGTGCTCACTATGTTCCGAGAGAAGAAGTCACCGATACTTCCCAACAGGTATACCTTAAACTTACAGAAAACGATTACCACCTGCTCAGAAAATTCAAGGGAGACAGCCTTCCTGCATTTATTGTTTATTTAAGTGAAATTTCTAAAAATATAAGTATGTCTCAGACAAGATCTATTCGTCGGTATGAGTATAGAGAGGGAATTTCTTTGGATTTGAGCATCGATATTTTAGATGATAGACAAAACCAAGAGGATGTCTTTTTTGCTTGGGAAGAAAAACGAGAGTTTTACGACCTCATCGAAGGTTTAGATGAAACACATAAAGAGATCCTCATCCTAAGGTTAAAAGGGTACAAATTCAAAGAAATTGCCGAAATTCTCAATGTTCCCCTAGGAACAGTACTGGCTCGGGCCAACCGAGCGAAAGAAAAGATAAAAAAAATCCTTACAAAGGAAATAAAGCCTTAG
- a CDS encoding LIC_11883 family protein, with amino-acid sequence MKRILFTFLIFIFTITVLASEKEFKTIPKNKTAKVLKSVAFATIRSTLLVSYGEGEEKESVYTPCSENFPSMPGDFPCNYLDYEGTTMEVAPSSGVNDGEATEGSDPEDVNPGGKVVIKLIKQKSPNLNGKVVFLGEGEDQLKLFYGPKGQISHYLYRQTLVIFRWDMSTEIPSLISLVFVNTNKEYFPEEVKEYSF; translated from the coding sequence ATGAAACGGATTCTATTTACTTTTTTAATATTTATTTTTACTATTACTGTGTTAGCTTCGGAAAAGGAATTTAAAACCATACCGAAAAATAAAACGGCAAAAGTTTTGAAATCAGTTGCCTTTGCTACCATTCGTTCAACACTTCTCGTTTCTTATGGAGAGGGAGAAGAAAAGGAATCAGTATACACTCCATGTTCTGAAAATTTTCCAAGTATGCCGGGAGACTTTCCTTGCAACTATTTGGATTATGAAGGTACAACAATGGAAGTCGCTCCTAGTTCTGGTGTCAACGACGGAGAAGCTACCGAAGGTTCTGATCCAGAAGATGTGAATCCCGGTGGCAAAGTGGTGATCAAGCTGATCAAACAAAAGTCTCCCAACTTAAATGGAAAGGTGGTTTTTCTTGGAGAAGGGGAAGATCAATTAAAACTTTTTTATGGACCCAAAGGTCAAATTTCCCATTATTTATATCGTCAAACTCTCGTTATATTCAGATGGGATATGTCAACGGAAATCCCAAGTCTCATTAGTTTGGTGTTTGTAAACACTAACAAAGAATATTTTCCTGAAGAAGTAAAAGAGTATTCCTTTTAA
- a CDS encoding lipoprotein LipL46: protein MFNRLRLAPLTGVLILTILACAGSNSAQKQPTLPDNVVTAMGEAPIYQGDLALARNKALKDAKLNAIRKLVGEQITEKSGVSDGQSLGSKLYGKTDSFVKKYDIISEEQWKLDTQDMIRLNVRCEVEATKLSTAVDALLDDVGNPRIAVLVQTVVNGKSFPIGSATNIAEAELIEKLRTKGNKVVDSSQLTALLKKNPSLAKLDLTSVEEGSPLLTLAQDSGAEVLIVAKVTTTDQKPVVLPGGKKTDFLSSAATGPYRIIQLWGDGKIFGSGSLEGRGADITQEVSREQAVKDWSNLVSNKVGKQIKDEWFKLTEQNTVILKFKGLGLEDAINFKNDLMEYTSVKQINDRKTEMNGSEWELTYPGKESMFAEELMYKKDSSFRFLSSKTLSINSSKRGVVEAEFKNK from the coding sequence ATGTTCAACCGACTTCGTTTGGCTCCCTTAACCGGAGTTCTCATCCTTACCATTTTGGCATGTGCCGGATCCAATTCAGCCCAGAAACAACCTACGCTGCCAGACAATGTGGTGACAGCTATGGGAGAGGCACCTATCTACCAAGGAGACTTGGCACTTGCAAGGAATAAGGCTTTGAAGGACGCAAAACTCAACGCCATCCGCAAACTCGTAGGAGAACAGATTACTGAAAAATCAGGAGTTTCAGACGGCCAATCGCTCGGCTCCAAACTCTACGGCAAAACAGATAGTTTTGTAAAAAAATACGATATCATCAGCGAAGAACAATGGAAATTGGACACCCAAGACATGATCCGTTTGAATGTGCGCTGCGAAGTGGAAGCAACTAAACTCTCCACGGCAGTAGATGCCCTTCTCGATGATGTAGGAAACCCTCGGATTGCCGTCCTTGTTCAAACTGTAGTGAATGGAAAGTCCTTTCCCATTGGTTCGGCAACCAACATCGCAGAAGCAGAACTTATCGAAAAACTTAGGACCAAAGGAAACAAGGTTGTGGATAGTTCCCAACTCACTGCCTTACTCAAAAAAAATCCTAGCCTTGCGAAACTTGACCTAACTTCCGTAGAAGAAGGAAGTCCCCTTCTTACACTTGCACAAGATTCTGGGGCTGAAGTTTTGATTGTTGCAAAAGTAACCACTACAGACCAAAAACCGGTGGTTTTACCTGGTGGGAAAAAAACTGATTTCTTAAGTTCCGCAGCCACTGGGCCTTACCGCATCATCCAACTTTGGGGAGATGGCAAAATTTTTGGATCAGGAAGTTTGGAAGGACGAGGGGCTGACATCACTCAAGAAGTTTCAAGAGAACAAGCAGTTAAAGATTGGTCAAACCTTGTATCAAACAAAGTGGGAAAACAAATCAAAGACGAATGGTTCAAACTCACAGAACAAAATACAGTCATCTTAAAATTCAAAGGACTAGGCCTTGAGGATGCTATTAACTTCAAAAATGATTTGATGGAATATACTTCTGTAAAACAAATCAATGATCGTAAAACAGAAATGAATGGATCGGAATGGGAACTTACCTATCCAGGAAAAGAATCTATGTTTGCTGAAGAATTGATGTATAAAAAAGATTCAAGTTTTCGTTTTTTAAGTAGCAAAACCCTTAGCATCAATAGCTCTAAACGGGGAGTTGTGGAAGCAGAATTTAAAAACAAATAA
- the ychF gene encoding redox-regulated ATPase YchF → MALNCGIVGLPNVGKSTIFNALTKAGAQAANYPFCTIEPNTGVVEVPDERLNRLAEVYKPKRTVPTMIEFVDIAGLVKGASQGEGLGNQFLSHIREVDAICHVVRAFQDENITHVHGKVDPIEDITVINYELILADLDSLEKQQQRVAKTAKTGNKEATEILAVMDKILDALKKGNRASTVELGDEEQKIAKKFNLITIKPVLYVANILDTDIKTAENPLVKTIIDFASKEGAPVVVLCGRFEEEISGLEKEDQIAFLEEIGEKESGLSRMIRASYKLLGLLTFFTAGVEEVRAWTTHQGSTGPVAASVIHSDFEKGYIRAEVMRYEDIDRTGDATKVKDEGKLRVEGKEYIVQDGDVIYFRVNA, encoded by the coding sequence ATGGCTTTGAATTGTGGAATTGTAGGTCTCCCGAACGTCGGTAAGTCGACTATTTTTAATGCACTCACTAAGGCAGGAGCGCAAGCTGCCAACTATCCGTTTTGTACAATAGAACCCAACACTGGTGTTGTGGAAGTTCCGGATGAAAGGCTCAACCGTTTAGCGGAAGTTTACAAACCAAAACGAACGGTTCCCACAATGATAGAGTTTGTAGACATTGCAGGCCTTGTAAAAGGGGCAAGCCAAGGGGAAGGACTTGGAAACCAGTTTTTATCTCATATCCGGGAAGTGGATGCCATTTGCCATGTGGTACGTGCCTTCCAAGATGAAAACATCACACATGTTCACGGTAAGGTAGATCCTATCGAGGACATCACCGTCATCAATTATGAACTCATCCTTGCTGATTTAGATAGTTTAGAAAAACAACAACAACGTGTGGCAAAAACTGCAAAAACTGGAAACAAAGAAGCGACGGAAATTTTGGCTGTGATGGATAAAATCCTCGATGCATTAAAAAAAGGGAATCGAGCTTCTACAGTTGAACTTGGGGATGAAGAACAAAAAATTGCCAAAAAATTTAATCTAATTACCATAAAACCAGTGTTATATGTTGCAAATATCTTAGATACTGATATAAAAACGGCAGAAAACCCTCTTGTAAAAACTATTATTGATTTTGCTTCCAAAGAAGGAGCACCTGTCGTTGTGTTATGTGGTCGGTTTGAAGAAGAAATATCTGGCTTAGAAAAAGAAGACCAAATTGCCTTTTTGGAAGAAATTGGGGAAAAAGAATCAGGACTTTCCAGAATGATTCGTGCTTCTTACAAACTCCTCGGGCTTTTGACCTTTTTTACAGCGGGTGTGGAAGAAGTAAGGGCTTGGACCACCCACCAAGGAAGCACGGGGCCTGTAGCAGCAAGTGTCATTCATTCCGATTTTGAAAAAGGATACATCCGAGCCGAAGTCATGCGATATGAAGACATCGACCGTACCGGGGATGCCACCAAAGTCAAAGACGAAGGAAAACTCCGAGTAGAAGGGAAGGAATACATTGTCCAAGACGGGGATGTCATTTACTTCCGTGTAAACGCATAA
- a CDS encoding DUF2797 domain-containing protein has protein sequence MPTIKGFVRKMSHKGLKPVSYFWETATYSETDKKDLTAIESTSESPVESWIGKKITLSTNEEIRCLHCGKKTKKSFNQGHCFTCFTKLAENDLCILRPETCHHHKGTCREPGWGQLNCFKKHTVYFANSSGLKVGITKENPVSNRWVDQGAKFGIPILEVESRRDAGIIEHYLSQFLPDKTSWQKMVAGDPPDMDLVREAGKFLNHLDKNDFFSPPDSKSKLTWKRLDLNEVTEIQYPIDSYPGKIKSLKLTKETPIIDTLVGIKGQYLLFLSGVINIRSLSGLWIEVTT, from the coding sequence ATGCCTACCATCAAAGGATTTGTCAGAAAAATGTCGCATAAAGGTTTAAAACCTGTGTCCTATTTTTGGGAAACAGCGACCTATAGTGAGACAGATAAAAAAGATCTGACAGCAATAGAATCCACATCGGAAAGTCCCGTGGAATCTTGGATTGGAAAAAAAATAACTCTTAGCACCAATGAAGAAATTCGTTGTTTGCACTGCGGGAAAAAAACTAAGAAGTCATTTAACCAAGGACATTGTTTTACCTGTTTTACCAAACTCGCAGAAAACGATCTTTGTATCCTCCGTCCTGAAACTTGCCATCACCACAAAGGAACGTGCCGGGAACCAGGCTGGGGACAACTAAATTGTTTTAAAAAACACACAGTTTATTTTGCAAATTCCAGTGGATTAAAAGTCGGCATTACCAAAGAAAATCCAGTTTCGAATCGTTGGGTTGACCAAGGGGCTAAGTTCGGTATTCCTATTTTGGAAGTGGAGTCGAGAAGAGATGCAGGAATTATCGAACATTATTTGAGTCAGTTTTTACCTGACAAAACTTCTTGGCAAAAAATGGTGGCGGGAGATCCACCTGACATGGATTTGGTGCGAGAAGCGGGTAAGTTCTTAAATCATTTGGATAAAAATGATTTTTTTTCCCCACCTGATAGTAAATCTAAACTTACTTGGAAACGATTGGATCTAAATGAAGTCACAGAAATTCAATATCCCATCGATTCTTATCCTGGAAAAATCAAATCACTCAAACTGACAAAAGAGACTCCTATTATTGATACCCTTGTGGGAATCAAAGGGCAGTATCTTTTGTTTCTTTCGGGGGTGATCAATATTCGTAGTCTCAGTGGTCTTTGGATTGAAGTCACCACGTAG
- a CDS encoding cysteine desulfurase family protein: protein MKSHLTNDIKYFDYNATHPPFPEILETCLADYLEGFYNPSGITRFSLKNQGKIELTRKYFASITKGQEKQFVFSATGTEANYLLIQSLRVLYPKLDSVIVSPFEHSSMYAALESYGFTPNLIGTNKTGIINLKDLENKLEENPRPVVCLYAGNETGVIQPAEEIHKLTKEYGQVFYSDLMQGFCKVQVPYSLFDGFTFSGHKIGAGMGASVTYLPKVNPHFQVFGGGNQENEHRAGTENTFAIECLKRVTEIQLDQLEEKNKRLRKFQSQIEEKLEAMGCHIIAKSSPRLPNTSFVILPIQSVDFFLLGMEEKGILVSTGSSCKSRAREASKSLLYMGYSEEEALRCIRISTGYFTKEEEVYALLTTIEDLLQKFQ, encoded by the coding sequence ATGAAATCCCATTTAACGAATGATATAAAGTATTTTGATTACAATGCCACACACCCTCCTTTTCCCGAAATTCTGGAAACTTGTTTGGCAGATTATCTGGAAGGATTTTATAATCCTTCCGGAATCACTCGTTTTTCCTTAAAAAATCAAGGAAAAATAGAACTAACAAGAAAGTATTTTGCCTCTATAACCAAAGGTCAGGAAAAACAATTTGTTTTCTCAGCAACAGGAACTGAAGCAAATTACCTTCTCATCCAAAGTTTACGAGTGCTTTATCCAAAGTTAGATTCTGTTATTGTCTCACCTTTCGAACATTCCAGTATGTATGCAGCACTAGAATCTTATGGATTTACTCCCAATCTAATTGGGACAAACAAAACAGGAATCATCAACCTTAAGGATCTAGAAAACAAACTAGAGGAAAACCCAAGGCCTGTGGTCTGTCTTTATGCAGGAAACGAAACAGGTGTGATCCAACCTGCAGAAGAAATTCACAAACTAACCAAAGAATACGGACAAGTTTTTTATAGCGATTTGATGCAAGGATTTTGTAAAGTCCAGGTTCCCTACTCTCTATTTGATGGATTTACATTTTCTGGACATAAAATTGGAGCTGGAATGGGTGCATCCGTTACTTATCTTCCCAAGGTCAACCCCCACTTCCAAGTGTTTGGTGGTGGTAACCAAGAAAATGAACATAGGGCCGGAACAGAAAATACATTTGCAATTGAATGTTTAAAAAGAGTAACGGAAATCCAATTGGACCAATTGGAAGAAAAAAACAAACGACTCCGTAAGTTCCAATCTCAAATAGAAGAAAAATTGGAGGCAATGGGTTGTCATATCATTGCCAAATCTTCGCCTAGACTTCCTAACACAAGCTTTGTTATTCTTCCCATCCAATCAGTTGATTTTTTCCTATTAGGGATGGAAGAAAAAGGAATTTTAGTTTCCACGGGAAGTTCTTGTAAGTCCCGAGCGAGAGAAGCATCCAAATCACTTCTGTATATGGGTTATTCAGAAGAAGAAGCCTTACGTTGCATACGTATCTCTACAGGTTACTTCACAAAAGAAGAAGAAGTGTATGCTTTACTAACCACGATAGAAGATTTACTTCAAAAATTCCAATAA
- a CDS encoding CHAT domain-containing protein → MKLRIIAKYSREELTDGECIWEEKQDQFGTVERTTKFSGKLLSEFQKDWALFVERVLSQNPNKEEFLEKLGKKSDSLEQIVFGKTLPFWRKSGFQESIQLLIDPEFSPIPWEILRTHKGFLFQDKEYRRGIRIDTIQKENTPKENSILLICNPVKPNLVATVKEECSILYPIFEKKLNLRILKDNHLTRVRLIEEMSSAKYLHYAGHTEKKGIPLGANDYLFSNEIAGHSFPNLDLVFFNSCHSSFDSIEHSGLTTSFLKAGAKEVIGFLFPVETVMAKKIGIKFWEFYLKTKDSHNTLAKIRKTLYKGTSIEIITAISLVHFSTQKPKPKFKQILGITFVLLFLFFFIVFSGEKKEPNRGEISTFSESKIVTEKKGKSISAKDPILDRISRIQNSEFRKMADSFLKTKHELLDDSQKRELLNSILSKDSSEEKMFYEFKTRSGF, encoded by the coding sequence ATGAAACTTAGAATTATTGCAAAATATTCCAGAGAAGAACTCACTGATGGCGAATGCATTTGGGAGGAAAAACAAGACCAGTTTGGAACAGTGGAACGAACGACGAAGTTCTCCGGCAAGTTACTCAGTGAATTCCAAAAGGATTGGGCACTTTTTGTAGAGAGAGTTCTCTCACAAAATCCGAACAAAGAGGAATTCCTTGAAAAACTGGGCAAAAAATCAGATAGTTTAGAACAAATTGTATTCGGAAAAACTTTGCCCTTTTGGAGAAAGTCTGGATTCCAAGAATCCATCCAACTTCTCATTGATCCAGAATTTTCACCCATCCCATGGGAAATTTTAAGGACTCACAAAGGATTTTTATTCCAAGACAAAGAATACAGAAGAGGAATCCGAATCGATACAATCCAAAAGGAAAATACACCCAAAGAAAATTCGATCCTACTGATTTGTAATCCCGTAAAACCAAACCTAGTTGCTACAGTAAAAGAAGAATGTAGCATTCTTTATCCGATTTTTGAAAAAAAACTGAACCTTCGCATTCTCAAAGACAATCACTTAACACGAGTAAGACTAATTGAGGAAATGAGCTCCGCAAAGTATCTACACTATGCGGGACATACAGAAAAAAAAGGAATCCCACTCGGAGCTAATGATTATTTATTTTCTAATGAAATTGCAGGACACTCTTTCCCTAACTTAGATCTCGTTTTTTTCAATAGCTGTCATTCTTCCTTTGATTCCATTGAACATTCTGGACTCACAACCAGTTTTTTAAAAGCAGGTGCTAAAGAAGTCATTGGATTTTTATTTCCAGTAGAAACAGTTATGGCAAAAAAAATTGGAATCAAATTTTGGGAGTTCTATTTAAAAACAAAAGATTCGCACAATACGCTAGCCAAAATTAGAAAAACCCTATACAAAGGAACTTCCATAGAAATCATCACTGCGATCAGTTTAGTTCATTTTTCGACTCAAAAACCTAAACCAAAATTCAAACAAATTTTAGGCATAACCTTTGTTTTATTGTTTTTATTTTTTTTCATTGTTTTTTCCGGCGAAAAAAAAGAACCTAACAGGGGAGAGATTTCCACTTTTTCTGAATCTAAAATAGTTACAGAGAAAAAAGGAAAATCCATTTCAGCAAAGGACCCTATTCTGGATCGTATTTCCCGAATTCAAAATTCAGAATTTCGCAAAATGGCAGACAGTTTTCTAAAAACCAAACACGAGCTACTGGATGATTCCCAAAAAAGAGAATTATTAAACTCTATCCTTTCCAAAGACAGTTCTGAAGAAAAAATGTTTTACGAATTTAAAACTAGGAGTGGATTTTGA
- a CDS encoding response regulator — protein sequence MNQSDHKQKLLYVDDEILNLYLFREYFQNEYKVIVAQSGQEAIEELEENEDIQFVISDMRMPKMNGLEFITKAQEIRPNITYCILTGYDITPDIEKAIGEKKVARYFSKPFDPTEILLFLSAGNGE from the coding sequence ATGAATCAATCAGACCACAAACAAAAGTTACTTTATGTGGATGACGAAATTCTAAATTTATATTTGTTTCGTGAATACTTTCAAAATGAATACAAAGTAATCGTTGCTCAATCAGGACAAGAAGCCATTGAAGAATTAGAAGAGAATGAGGACATACAATTTGTTATTAGTGATATGCGGATGCCAAAGATGAATGGATTGGAATTTATCACAAAAGCCCAGGAAATTCGCCCCAATATTACTTATTGTATCCTAACTGGTTATGACATAACACCTGACATAGAAAAGGCGATTGGAGAAAAGAAGGTAGCTCGTTATTTTTCTAAACCATTTGATCCTACAGAGATACTTTTGTTTCTCTCTGCAGGAAATGGAGAATGA
- a CDS encoding exo-beta-N-acetylmuramidase NamZ family protein, whose amino-acid sequence MTNYFFRFSLCFLVLACHGNTVPQFRVHPLDSKMRVSSDIFYEKVLPTMAGKKLMLATNPSGIGTNPKKIIISLEKHKITLEHLIGLEHGFLGLEEEFSQTPVTMDSTFHRPLYHIYRIKDSELRDLIQEVDYVVFDVQDVGMRCYTYLSVLKRLMDAMKNTKTKLIVLDHIHVAMHLPPMGEKMNPRNLNFAGEFPSLLITGMTIGEATRFYNKEFLKDSVDVLIVPVEGYKRGMYFEDTGIPWTTPSPNLPMVDSARNYLSLVLLEGVNVSVGRGTQAPFVYFGAPWMTNPEDLANKLASLGNKSYYFSPVYFKPTFGPHKGKICSGLRMNLVRPDYDPIQLAYDLIRLMKETYPNDFKWSKGATNHWVDQLWGNDHFRTSINEGKSFSEFHNTYLSEEENEEKKIAPYLLY is encoded by the coding sequence ATGACCAATTACTTTTTTAGGTTTTCTCTCTGCTTTCTAGTCCTTGCTTGCCATGGGAACACAGTTCCGCAATTTCGTGTCCACCCACTTGATTCTAAGATGCGGGTTTCTTCGGACATTTTTTATGAAAAAGTCCTACCCACCATGGCGGGAAAAAAATTGATGCTTGCGACCAATCCTTCCGGAATTGGAACCAATCCAAAAAAAATCATCATTTCCTTAGAAAAACATAAAATCACATTAGAACATTTAATTGGACTCGAACATGGATTTCTTGGTTTGGAAGAAGAGTTTAGCCAAACTCCTGTTACTATGGACTCTACTTTCCATAGGCCATTGTATCATATCTACCGAATCAAAGATTCTGAATTAAGGGACCTCATCCAAGAAGTGGATTATGTGGTTTTTGATGTGCAAGATGTGGGGATGCGTTGTTATACATATTTAAGTGTACTGAAACGCCTTATGGATGCGATGAAAAATACAAAAACCAAACTCATTGTATTAGATCATATCCATGTAGCGATGCATTTGCCACCTATGGGTGAAAAAATGAATCCTCGTAATTTGAATTTTGCAGGAGAATTTCCATCGTTACTCATCACTGGGATGACAATAGGGGAAGCTACTCGGTTTTATAATAAAGAATTTTTAAAAGACAGTGTGGATGTCCTCATCGTTCCTGTGGAAGGTTACAAACGAGGAATGTATTTTGAAGATACAGGGATTCCTTGGACTACACCTTCACCAAACTTACCTATGGTGGACTCTGCCAGAAACTACCTCTCCCTTGTATTATTAGAAGGAGTGAATGTGTCGGTGGGGCGAGGCACCCAAGCTCCTTTCGTTTATTTTGGAGCGCCATGGATGACAAACCCGGAGGACCTTGCAAATAAACTGGCGAGTCTCGGAAACAAATCCTATTATTTTTCTCCCGTGTATTTCAAACCGACCTTTGGTCCTCATAAAGGAAAAATTTGTTCAGGCCTAAGGATGAATTTGGTACGCCCTGATTATGATCCTATCCAACTGGCTTATGATCTCATCAGACTGATGAAAGAAACTTATCCTAATGATTTCAAATGGAGTAAAGGTGCCACAAACCACTGGGTAGACCAACTTTGGGGGAACGACCATTTCCGAACTTCCATCAATGAAGGAAAAAGTTTTTCCGAATTCCATAATACTTATTTATCGGAAGAAGAAAACGAAGAGAAAAAAATCGCTCCTTATCTGTTGTATTGA
- a CDS encoding RluA family pseudouridine synthase gives MKSPRREIRLKGGFTTRILYECEEFLLAEKPEGLPVHETKDPNRKDFTRLLASYLNFPDLRTANRLDLGTSGIVLLGKTSDKNSEIDTLLKDADKEYIFLCTGIPDWKEKRFECFIRDGNKEVQIVRSGGKKAITEFTIVSHHPKENCSFGMAKILTGRRHQIRVMLRELGHPVLGDSVYSSSQLETKETRMYLHSFRLCFTDFQGKKQWVETEIPLEFSNRVGKTLTVENKPE, from the coding sequence TTGAAGTCACCACGTAGAGAGATCCGTCTCAAAGGTGGTTTTACCACAAGAATTCTTTATGAATGTGAAGAGTTTTTACTAGCCGAAAAACCAGAAGGACTTCCTGTCCATGAAACGAAAGACCCCAACCGAAAAGACTTTACTCGACTTCTAGCAAGTTATTTAAATTTTCCTGATTTGCGAACAGCCAATCGATTGGATTTGGGAACCAGTGGCATTGTGTTACTGGGAAAAACTTCAGATAAAAATTCAGAAATCGATACCCTACTTAAGGATGCAGATAAAGAATATATTTTTTTATGCACAGGCATTCCCGATTGGAAAGAAAAACGATTTGAATGTTTTATTCGGGATGGAAACAAAGAAGTACAAATTGTGCGTAGTGGGGGGAAAAAAGCCATTACAGAGTTTACAATTGTTTCCCACCATCCAAAAGAAAATTGTTCTTTCGGAATGGCAAAAATTCTAACGGGAAGAAGACACCAAATTCGTGTTATGCTTCGTGAACTAGGGCATCCAGTTCTTGGAGATTCAGTTTATTCATCTTCCCAACTTGAGACCAAAGAAACACGAATGTATTTACATTCTTTTCGATTATGCTTTACCGACTTCCAGGGGAAAAAACAGTGGGTGGAGACGGAAATCCCTTTGGAATTTTCTAACCGAGTAGGGAAAACACTTACCGTCGAAAACAAACCAGAATGA